DNA from Salinibacterium sp. dk2585:
GCCCGTGGCCAAGCACCGAGTACGCGGGCCGCGCAGCAGGGCGCACGAATGAGGCGCTGTCGGTGGGCTGCACGCGCTCGGGGTCGAGGCCGCTGAGGCGGAAGATCTCGCGGGTGAAGCCGAACCAGCTCGTCTGCCCGCCGTTGGTGCCGTGGTAGGCGCCAGCGGGCGCATCCGAGTCGATCAGGGCAGCGATCTGGCGCGCGAGGTCGAGTGTCCACGTGGGTTGCCCGACCTGGTCGTCGACCACGCTCAACGTGTCGCGGTCTGCGGCGAGGCGCAGCATCGTCTTGACGAAGTTCGGCCCGTGCTCGCCATAGAGCCACGCGGTGCGCACGATGTAGGTGCCGTCGGGGTGCGCCGCCAGTGCGAGTCGCTCGCCCTCGGCCTTCGTGCGCCCGTAGGCGTTCTTGGGGTCGATCGGAGCGTCCTCGGGGTAGGGCTGGGTCGCGTCTCCGGCGAAGACGTAGTCCGTCGAGACC
Protein-coding regions in this window:
- the rfbD gene encoding dTDP-4-dehydrorhamnose reductase — encoded protein: MKTLIAGANGMLGRDLQTVLAGTDVTALGRAELDVTDLDAVLAASEGHDVIINASAYTKVDDAETHEDDAYAVNATGTGNLATAAARHGVRFVTVSTDYVFAGDATQPYPEDAPIDPKNAYGRTKAEGERLALAAHPDGTYIVRTAWLYGEHGPNFVKTMLRLAADRDTLSVVDDQVGQPTWTLDLARQIAALIDSDAPAGAYHGTNGGQTSWFGFTREIFRLSGLDPERVQPTDSASFVRPAARPAYSVLGHGRWADAGLSPMRRWEEALAEALATGVASTP